In a single window of the Anguilla rostrata isolate EN2019 chromosome 6, ASM1855537v3, whole genome shotgun sequence genome:
- the LOC135256582 gene encoding relaxin-3-like isoform X2, whose product MVVVRLEGTRLFSSRLCKAQGEVTAVKLCGREFIRAVVYTCGGSRWRRIVEERELKGVEDTEDQNSLGLFGDSLGMDRAQRDLNQMLTTVCCQMGCRKSDLAFLC is encoded by the exons ATGGTTGTTGTTAGATTGGAAGGAACGCGCCTGTTCTCAAGCAGGCTATGCAAG GCGCAGGGCGAGGTGACAGCTGTCAAACTGTGCGGCCGGGAGTTCATCCGCGCTGTGGTCTACACCTGTGGTGGTTCCCGGTGGAGGAGGATCGTTGAAGAGCGAGAGCTGAAAG GAGTTGAGGACACAGAGGACCAGAATTCCCTGGGGCTCTTTGGAGACAGCCTTGGGATGGACCGTGCACAGCGGGACCTGAACCAGATGCTGACCACCGTGTGCTGCCAGATGGGCTGCCGAAAGAGCGACCTGGCCTTCCTGTGCTGA
- the LOC135256582 gene encoding relaxin-3-like isoform X1, translated as MALLRGTYQLEELVSSKRGVYFSVTSSVTPKANMKALLLPVVLLWVLWSVAQAQGEVTAVKLCGREFIRAVVYTCGGSRWRRIVEERELKGVEDTEDQNSLGLFGDSLGMDRAQRDLNQMLTTVCCQMGCRKSDLAFLC; from the exons ATGGCACTGCTCAGAGGTACGTATCAGCTTGAGGAGTTGGTCTCGAGCAAGAGgggtgtgtatttcagtgttaCCAGTTCAGTGACTCCGAAGGCCAACATGAAGGCACTGTTGTTACCTGTGGTGCTGTTGTGGGTGCTATGGTCGGTGGCACAGGCGCAGGGCGAGGTGACAGCTGTCAAACTGTGCGGCCGGGAGTTCATCCGCGCTGTGGTCTACACCTGTGGTGGTTCCCGGTGGAGGAGGATCGTTGAAGAGCGAGAGCTGAAAG GAGTTGAGGACACAGAGGACCAGAATTCCCTGGGGCTCTTTGGAGACAGCCTTGGGATGGACCGTGCACAGCGGGACCTGAACCAGATGCTGACCACCGTGTGCTGCCAGATGGGCTGCCGAAAGAGCGACCTGGCCTTCCTGTGCTGA
- the dynlt5 gene encoding dynein light chain Tctex-type 5 encodes MSDVAKEKAARLLKKRTSVSSLSSHEVRAIGKTKDSISTVSYIDEPGHHDDNPRPTVQMENTYQLGPVKRFPVLTVNNILKDVLTSYLQEEKYEAELCRQMTKTISEVIKARVKDLMIPRYKIIVQINIGQLSNQNMRIGSRCLWDPGNDTFSSYAFKNSSLFAVASVYAVYFE; translated from the exons ATGTCAGACGTGGCGAAAGAGAAGGCGGCACGTCTTTTGAAGAAAAGAACCAGTGTGTCTTCACTCAGCAGCCATGAAGTCAGAGCCATTGGCAAGACCAAGGA ctccATTAGCACAGTGTCCTACATCGATGAGCCAGGTCACCATGATGACAACCCCCGGCCCACCGTACAGATGGAGAACACCTACCAGCTTG GTCCAGTGAAACGCTTCCCGGTGCTCACTGTCAACAATATTCTGAAGGATGTGCTCACAAGTTATCTACAGGAGGAGAAGTATGAGGCTGAACTGTGTAGGCAGATGACAAAGACGATATCTGAG GTTATAAAAGCCAGAGTGAAAGACCTGATGATTCCACGCTACAAGATCATCGTGCAGATCAACATCGGGCAGCTGAGCAACCAGAACATGCGCATCGGCAGCCGGTGCCTGTGGGACCCTGGCAATGACACATTCTCCTCGTACGCCTTCAAGAACAGCTCCTTGTTCGCCGTCGCTAGCGTTTACGCTGTGTACTTTGAGTGA